In bacterium, the following are encoded in one genomic region:
- a CDS encoding flagellar protein FliS translates to MQSTFTQGNGSFKSSANVYRQQDILMSSPEKQVLHVFDVAVQSCNKKKKDKARAALVLLIDSLDFEKGKDVAVGLFRLYEYCLRLVHTDDFDLAGDILKELRQTWHIAISRNAA, encoded by the coding sequence ATGCAATCGACATTTACACAGGGAAATGGATCTTTTAAAAGCTCAGCTAATGTTTACCGTCAGCAGGATATTCTTATGTCTTCACCTGAAAAACAAGTTTTGCATGTGTTTGATGTTGCAGTACAAAGCTGCAATAAAAAGAAGAAGGATAAAGCACGCGCAGCATTGGTACTTCTTATAGACAGTCTTGATTTTGAAAAGGGGAAAGATGTTGCTGTGGGATTATTCAGATTATATGAATACTGCCTTCGTTTGGTACATACAGATGATTTTGATTTGGCAGGAGATATATTAAAAGAATTACGCCAAACCTGGCATATAGCGATAAGCCGTAATGCCGCATGA